Within Cydia pomonella isolate Wapato2018A chromosome 26, ilCydPomo1, whole genome shotgun sequence, the genomic segment tcaTACATAgaaagtcccacggtaagccaagaaggcttgtgttgtgggtactcagacaacgatatataatatacaaatacttaagtacatagaaaaaatccatgactcaggaataaacgGTCGTgtgtgctcattacacaaataaatgcctttactgggattcgaacccaggcaATCggcttttttttatgatactggaggcaaacgagcagacagatcacctgatggtaagcgattaccgccgcccatggacacctgcaacaccagaggggttgtaagtacgttgccagcctttaagataggagtgcgctcttttcttgaaggtttgaaggtcgtatcgatccggaaataccgcaggcgacagttcattccacagtttagctgtgcgagacaggaagtttctggagaaacgcacagttgaggactgccaaccatctaagtggtgaggatggaaatgttgtcgcgtagtgcgatggcgaaaagaagcggcagggattaatccgaacaattcctcggagcactccccatTATaaatgcgatagaaaatgcagagtgaggccacatctctacgcagtgCCAAGgggtcaagccgatccgaaatacgctggcagtcgacaattgagtcgctcttcgttggatgcggtccagagggagaagctggtactggggtgcccctgcccatagatgagaacagtattccatgtgcgccttataaagctgtaggcggtgggccggtgtgaaatactgtcccgatctgttgagcacaccaagcttttttgaggctaatttaGCCTTACCCTCTAAATGGCCGCGGAACTGGACTTCACTCGAGATGTTGACGCCAAGGATTCCGATACCGGCTGTGGCAGTCAGGGGAGTGCCCAGGCCATTAAATAGGTTTCAATCCACTAAGTGGGCCAATTTATATATTGCtgtcgattttttttctaaaattttcgGTAAAATTTGGTAAGTTTGAAGGGTTACtcatcagtagggctaagatggtcggttttttttatcatctgtcactatgcctaacacgttctaataagtatgtaagtgcgaaagtgacgcatgacatgaagtgataaaaatatgaCCACAATACCGCCGCTGGGCTCAATAAACAGGAAATCCCAATTTGGgacaaaaatgtatataactTTATTAATTTTCCTATGAGGTACAAAAATACCATACGTATTCGAACCTTAAAGGAAGATTTGTAAGAAAAGATACGGTAGAATTGCgcttattaagtatattaaaaacgggtcactcacgtattttaaatcAAAAAACTCTCGATATGGgtcactccgtaccgaggagcCCACCAACCGCCGCCAACTCATTCAAGACACttctcggtacggagtgaaacgtATCGAGTGTTTTTTGACTTagaatacgtgagtgacccgttctTAGTATATTTGATAtgtgtctcacgaaagttttgatattaaatttgcgcttatattgcacaaaataaaggAACTCTCTATCTATACATCCAATTTTATCGAATTCTGACAAAacgttttcttatttttgtcGAAAGTTTATAATGTTACAGATATATTTAtccgacgacgacgacgaccggtctggcctagtgggtagtgaccctgcctacgaagctgatggtcccgggttcaaatcctggtaagggcatgtattcgtgtgatgagatgatatttgttcctgagtcatgggtgttttctatgtatttaagtatttataaatatttatatattatatatatcgttgtctaagtaccctcaacacaagccttattgagcttactgtgggacttagtcaatttgtgtaataaagtcctataatatttatttattttaggtacaCGTGCAAATCCACATTATATCAGGAATGTTCACGATCTACGTGATGTGGCAGATGTTCATAGGAGTGTCTTTGTTCATATTCATGCCGTGGTTCAACAATTATAACAGAGGCATGTTCAGTGAAAACCGGCCCCAAAACAGCACGTTTGAGCACTCTGTATACTATTATCTGCCTGAAGCCGTTTATACTACTGAAAAGGGTATGTTGTGTACGGATTTACTGTCATAAAGTaaccaaaattgcgaaatttccacatGGAAACATTTCGgaaatttatcatatttttgtatgggaatggaATTCCATTTCTACAAAGAAAGTTTCTTCTTTGTTACCTGTGTCCTGAAATTCCCGAGAAATTTTGTGTTGTGTGTCCTCAACCGGAGCTCGATTCTGATTTGTAACTTGATACGGTTTTGAActgatttttatcaaaatcaaaTTTGCGAGCGATACTACAGATGTTATCAAGGAAAAGTTTTTcgctaatattaaatttatggtacaagcttttatcgctgactgtactttccttcccacaggtaactaatactcatcgagaaaattctaaaaaccccaaacacaattaggttgcgttgtttcaccacagagttcatatggctacctcctgtctccatcattacATTAACTCGATGGCCTTTTGTCCGGAtctgcctaaaacgtagtctgactAATTCGCGTTATGCCTAGACCAACCGAGAAATAGTCGCACTGAGACAGGCCTAATGAGTTTTTGTCCAAATGCGAATCTGGCACAAGAAGACTTAAGCCTCTTGCATTATAGTAGAAAAGCGAATCTCGCACAGAGAGACTTGTATCCAAATGCGAATCTAGTGTTACTTTCTCCTATAATAGattatttctaataatttccTTTCCAAAAACATTTCCTCTTAAACGTAActagacggagccccgctttgcggggctcctatttctgggtaGTTTGCCCTccgggcatctgaagctacctaacgaacctaacctacctgaCTAATTGTGACTTCcctgaaaacattacactttgGGGGGCGACTAAGGCGAATCGCGAAATGGACAAATAGTTACTTAGGCTTACTGCGTTTGGGACATATTgcgaaataggtaatataagtaataggtCAATAGCGATTTAGACGAATAGCGAATTTCAAATGAAGTTTTGTCATAACGCGAATTAGTCCGACTAAgttttaggcagacccggacaaaaggctcgatggtaccataacattgcattgtcacccgacttacatatgtatgcaaaatttcagcttagTCGGAAACCGGGaatttgacccacacatacATATGAAGGCatgtttacaaaaacaatatcaCTACACTAGACATGATTTTACAGGAAACGAAATAACTAAATGTCTTCTTATATATTAGTTAGTACTAGTAGAGATAGATATTGTAGTGATTTTAGTAAGTGGCCAGTGGCCAATAGTTCGGAAGTATACGATTACACATTTCAAAGACcagtaattttgaaaaaataggaaaaaaagtTTCGTCACTTAtgctgtttttattaaattttgttagttatgttctttttgtaagaaaataaaagaaCTTTCTATAGAAATTATCTTCTTATTCTATGGGAGAGGTACAGGCTTATTTTACTTAACTATGTGGATTTATTTTAATCCTCACATCCGATGCTGTTGTCATCGCTATCTACCTCCAGAGACGACGATTTTTTGGATACAACATGGATTGGTAGAATTGATGGCTCGATGGTTTGACCAAAAACTGCATCCATTTCCTCAAGGCACGTACTTTGTGAGGATTTAGGGGTAGTGGAGACTCATAAGAACGTTTTAAATTCAAGTATTAAAATGGCTGAGGGCGGGACTTATTGCTCGTAGTACCGACATCCGATGGAGCTTAAAGGTTCTTGGGTGGCGACCGCGAACCGGAAAATGCAACAATTAAAGACCCACAAACAAGGTGGTCCGACGACCTGGTTAAAGTAGCACCGAGCTGATGGATGAGAGTGGCGCAAGACCTGTCGTTATGGAGATCACTGGGCCTATGTccagtggacgtctttcggctgatatgatgattaatattaataatataatattataggactttattacacaaattgagtaagacacagtaagcttaataaggcttgtgttgagggtacttatacaatgatatatataatatataaatatttataaatacttaaatacatagaaaacacccatgactcaggaacaaatatccatgctcatcacacgaatacatgcccttaccaggatttgaacccgggaccgtcagcttcgtaggcagggtcactacccactaggccagaccggtcgtcttcatcatgatgatgatgatgactcaTTTTTCGATAAAAAGGAATCTCGGTAATGAAGGAATTTTCAAAGAAAAGCTTGAAGCGGCTATTGCTTTCCTTCCATGactttatctatgtataaaatgaTAGATCTTGCTGTGTGTCATCCATTTTACTACACAATTTTTGGCTTTTGGGTACGGTTGCCTGAGTTAGACAATTAccccataaaaaaaatcgcatcCAAAACAATTACTTCTACTTTTCCCTAATCagaatacaataccaaatatgcctttaaggggctgtcaacacgcaatgtccttgaaattgatgttacttaaacagttttttaagaaagactttttgttttagtcaagtaagaaaaatatatgttcatatttattatatttcaaagaccgtggtcgtactcgatacacgattgaacgaaatcggctcgatagaaaataattgcaaagattggtcttaaaatcacaattaaacggttttatgtctttattgttttgacttatgggtctgcaattaaaatcacaatttcagaacatttatatctaaacctctAACGAGtcaaatattacactaataatccattttttttatttaaatatttttcttattattcccttgcccaggcccagtaacatgcgacagtgctatctcatttactccgatacaaatagacagtgtgcgcgctttaggtgttgacagcctcttaaacagATGCCACTATTTTTGTAACACTTTGTATACGTTTTTTTAAGGTCATTGGATGTTATTTATCTTCAATATTCCAATTTCCTACGTCACCACAATCGGACTTTGCGTTTTTGATCTCTTACTGATCTTGATAGTGTTCCAAATTTGGGGGCACCTGAGGATTCTGAAGCATAATTTGCAAAACATTCCACTCCCGGAAAACAGTATTATGTACTCAGttgaagaaaataataatatacgaATGTTATTAAAGGAGAATATATCACATCACAACTTTATTATAAAGTAAGTACCGCCTTTAATGAaggttatagttcgtgtcatcaacgatggcgcgcagatttgtcaaatctaacctttaataatatgacaatacaaatcaaggcacgcgtcttcgtgaatgacacgatctataagcaTCAATACTACGATGGATAGCCGGGTGTTGACTAACGAATGGTTAAAAGCTTTTCAAGATTATTCTTCGTTAGATGTGTTcgtaaagttaataaaatagaattaggattaagtaagtaaataaattaggttttattgtaattatacttatgattgtaaattataattttaatattgattgtaattacatgttatacttagtataataaatttagttaaaattgaattcaaattaaatgtattatatttttctttgaatagTTACAACAAATCTCATTCaattgttttgtaataatatttatataaataagctatatatatacatagttaaACTATCAAAATGTaccgtataaaataataatatgtcaactgagataaacccgaaaaacTCCTTCAGGAAGGAGCGGTACCTCCTAACACAAGTATTGCTATCTTACCAGGAGGTATCCATTactaatattgtttaaattctactagataccaaataaactattttgattttgatttgattttgagtTGCACACTTCCACGTTAGTATAAATGTATCattattatgcaaaaaaaaacttgacacgacttcgccattttgaagttTAATCTGAAATCAAGAATTTCTTGTTAACAGATTCGTAGACAGATGCTCGGATGCGTTCAGCGAATACCTGTTTGGATTCTACTTGTTTATGCAATTCATCACATGCATCTTGCTGTTGGAAGTTACGTCGTTCACCGCCGATTCGCTGGCTAAGTACGGCCCCTTAACCATTGGAATGCATCAGCAGTTAATACAAGTGTCCATATTGTTCGAGATGTTGAACACTaaggtacatattttaaattagttttcaccacaccagctatAAAAGTTTTACCCTCGCGTTGCTGTAATGAAAAGTTTTGTGCTTCACTCGGTagaaagtttgtttaacccacgtgccttgaaaccctcgcaaagcTTCatttgcttgctcgggtatcaatattagcacgaggagataaacaataactttgcccccttgtaaaacaaataactaattagTCGAATTTAGAGCTgcgtcttcttcctcgcgttgtctcggcactttgccacggctcatgggagcctggggtccgctttacAACAAATCCTTGGAATTGGCGTAcgtttacgaaaacgactgccatctgaccttccaacccagagggtaaaatagGTCTTATttggataagtccggtttcctcacgatgttttccttcaccgaaaagcaactggtgaatatcaaatgatattttgtacacaaGTAAGTcctgaaaactcattggtacgagccggggtttgaacccgcgacctctgaattgcaagtcgcacgctcttagcCCTAGGCCACTGGCGCTTCTGGTGGCAAAGTGAATTTAGAACTTcatctccactacctaaagctTGTCTGGAAGATATAGCTCTTACCTGACTATATGAATGATGTGTGttccttttaaatttattttgaatttgtgcaataaagcgGTTTGTTATTGTATCGTATAGTAACCATGTGTGCCGCTTGCTGTGGCAGACCCGGTGCCCTCCACCAGACGTGTACGTGCAGGCTTTGGAGCAACTACCGCCTGGCCATAAAGAACCTTGGCCAATTTGGAAGTCCTTAAACAGGCTCAGGTCCCAAGTTGGTCGCTGCAAGCAAAATATGGCCAAATGGGGATTGCTCCGTAGCTCCTCGACTCAATGTACCTGCGACACAGCAACGTAAACCATGGCACATCTACTGGCGTGCCCCACATGCCCGCATCACTGCTCGGAGCTGGATCTGAGGGACTCGACagccagggctgtcaacaccgctgcctattgggcttccatcgtataaaaaaaaaaggaacctcgacacgaaaagaagatagtaaccattatttttatttttcttcagagTGAGCAGCTGGTAGACGCCGTATACGCCATCCCGTGGGAGCATATGGACACGAAGAACAGGAGAACTGTGTTGTTTTTCCTGCACAGGATCCAGAGCCCAGTCAGTCTGAAGGCCGCCAAGGTCGTCCCTGTGGGGGTTAACACTATGTCTGCGGTAagcatattcaattataattgCATGTACATGCTGACCgtacggtcagctgcagagaaaaagtACCCCCCCtgtatacaaaatttctatACCTTTTTTCTGCAGCTTATTGTACTAATTAAAATATCGGGTGAAAATGCGCGTTGAGCATGTTTCGATCCGCTATCAGCGCTAAAGCGACATCTGCTTTTTGAAGCACTACTTGTTCTTAGATTTTAAAGCTATAGTCTACAACTAAAGGCAGAAATACACTAGGATGCATCTGGCGCACTTGCATAACAGCTCATCATTCAATCATCCATTGTcatgcattgacatatatctaaggaaaGGCCTTAGAAGCGATAAAAAtgaggccagtacagcggtgtcacgtacacgaattcgagccaatcgtgcagtggGGTTGTCATGTGTATAGTTAGACTAATTTGCATGGCTGTATCAGGAATTCCAGTCGATTGCGAAACATTTAATTTACTGGCATGCCACATGAGGGGGATGGGGGCACATTTTCTTTGGAGTATTGCtaattgacttgtaaaagagacTTATTAGACTaga encodes:
- the LOC133532116 gene encoding putative odorant receptor 59c, which produces MDIKRLYEVLKKRFDDGYVNSPLDFKYVAQLRFVMTTIGSWPYKQFGRNQLAAILSIYNAFLILVGTTLSVLGLIYMRVNRVKLSFFDLGHTILCWTFDTLYLQRLLTARTSKYQEIIKDYLLDFHLFYFKGRSPYAEKVHVQIHIISGMFTIYVMWQMFIGVSLFIFMPWFNNYNRGMFSENRPQNSTFEHSVYYYLPEAVYTTEKGHWMLFIFNIPISYVTTIGLCVFDLLLILIVFQIWGHLRILKHNLQNIPLPENSIMYSVEENNNIRMLLKENISHHNFIIKFVDRCSDAFSEYLFGFYLFMQFITCILLLEVTSFTADSLAKYGPLTIGMHQQLIQVSILFEMLNTKSEQLVDAVYAIPWEHMDTKNRRTVLFFLHRIQSPVSLKAAKVVPVGVNTMSAVLKTTFSYYMMLKALAGER